The Arthrobacter burdickii genome window below encodes:
- a CDS encoding response regulator produces the protein MADDHARIRAKVRQTLEADGWEVCGEGASAEEAIQLAMEHRPDVVLLDIHMPGNGIYAAQQISRTLSEAAVVMLTQSADDEDLFDSLRAGASGYLLKSTDPATLAEVLRGVLSGEAPMSPALVTRILQEFRAPGRSILPRKSAAAAKLSPREREVMELLAQELSTEDVAHKLFVSPTTVRVHVSTVLRKLRVKDRKSAFHLLKG, from the coding sequence ATGGCCGATGACCATGCCCGGATCCGCGCAAAAGTTCGCCAGACGCTGGAAGCGGATGGCTGGGAAGTGTGCGGGGAGGGAGCATCCGCCGAGGAAGCAATCCAACTCGCCATGGAGCATCGTCCCGACGTGGTGCTGCTCGACATCCACATGCCCGGCAACGGAATCTACGCCGCCCAGCAAATCAGCAGGACGTTGTCCGAAGCCGCCGTAGTGATGCTCACCCAGTCTGCTGACGACGAGGATCTCTTCGACTCCCTGCGGGCGGGAGCCTCTGGGTACCTGCTCAAGAGTACGGATCCCGCAACCCTCGCCGAGGTGCTGCGTGGGGTACTCTCCGGCGAGGCGCCGATGTCCCCCGCGCTCGTCACTCGCATCCTGCAGGAGTTCAGAGCGCCCGGTCGGAGCATCCTGCCCCGCAAATCGGCGGCCGCCGCCAAATTGAGCCCGCGCGAGCGGGAGGTCATGGAACTCCTCGCCCAGGAGTTGTCTACCGAGGATGTCGCCCACAAGCTCTTCGTCTCCCCAACCACGGTCCGCGTCCATGTCTCGACGGTCCTACGAAAACTTCGCGTCAAGGACAGGAAGAGCGCTTTCCACCTGCTGAAGGGGTAG
- a CDS encoding chromosome segregation ATPase: MSKNIRTSVAAGSTAKSVLVRRVASAVILPGILTSMLVLAPQASAATTAPVSGICNGVVNQQAHRGNVQPNLLKAAARQNAEQIATLTAERAALVTTQNTLTTQIKAAEAEIAALDAEHATLVGKVDLVTMSLTKLEADQATLTAAIATANTELTTLQGQKTTLVNQITPLETQLTAAQTELAGLNTKKTQALADKATKEGELAAANTRLQTLTGAATAAQNTVNAQLALITTATDELAGLTAQGDAAQGLVDAAEKKLADARAALPALETAAKTADTNAAAATAAMVKAEENLRLAEQSVTTFTQRIGTIEARLPVLQTEIAGVQGDISTKNAEIAAKQKEIAAATATPVADAAALKTQLAALEAELAAVKGNSDKKKQELNAAITAKKAEIAAAELAAANKTAVINALNGDLTKLQGQLATLNSQLSAKQQESSNLQQQLPGLQTSLAGANAQVTSATGTLADAKTTQTAANTALTGANAAVAAKKAEIAALEAALPGLTGDLTAAKAEITRKQGELTALQDALPGLQATLTAANAAVTTETAEVTRLDGEVAKLVGTLGTLNTSITAAENAILSLQNQLTPLQTSLNTLNTQISEKEAALTTAKADLSKIDAQIVTQAATLRTLESAKKPNRDAVAAQKAVVAGLQAQYAAVLDRIAVIDGTIALGGCLA, from the coding sequence ATGAGCAAGAACATTCGGACTAGCGTCGCAGCCGGGTCCACCGCGAAATCCGTCCTTGTCCGCCGCGTCGCAAGCGCTGTCATCCTGCCGGGGATCCTGACCAGCATGCTGGTTCTCGCCCCGCAGGCGTCGGCCGCGACCACCGCCCCTGTGTCGGGCATCTGCAACGGGGTGGTCAACCAGCAGGCACATCGCGGCAACGTCCAGCCGAACCTGCTCAAGGCCGCGGCGCGTCAGAACGCGGAGCAGATCGCGACGCTGACCGCTGAGCGGGCCGCGCTGGTCACCACGCAGAACACCCTGACCACGCAGATCAAGGCAGCCGAGGCTGAGATCGCGGCGCTCGACGCTGAGCACGCCACGCTGGTCGGGAAGGTCGACTTGGTGACGATGTCGCTGACCAAGCTCGAGGCCGATCAGGCGACGCTGACCGCAGCGATCGCCACCGCGAATACCGAGTTGACCACCCTCCAGGGCCAAAAAACGACGCTTGTGAACCAGATCACGCCGCTGGAGACGCAGCTGACCGCCGCACAGACCGAGCTCGCCGGCCTGAACACAAAGAAGACCCAGGCGCTGGCCGACAAGGCAACCAAGGAGGGCGAGCTCGCTGCCGCCAATACCCGCCTGCAGACCCTGACCGGCGCAGCGACGGCGGCGCAGAACACCGTCAACGCCCAGCTGGCCCTCATCACAACCGCGACGGACGAGCTGGCCGGTCTCACCGCCCAGGGTGACGCGGCGCAGGGGCTCGTGGACGCGGCGGAGAAGAAGCTGGCCGATGCCCGTGCGGCGCTGCCGGCGCTGGAGACCGCGGCTAAGACCGCTGACACCAATGCCGCCGCAGCGACCGCCGCCATGGTCAAGGCCGAGGAGAACCTGCGCCTGGCCGAGCAGAGCGTCACGACCTTCACCCAGCGGATCGGCACCATCGAGGCCAGGCTCCCGGTACTGCAGACCGAGATCGCGGGTGTGCAGGGTGACATCAGCACGAAGAACGCCGAGATCGCCGCGAAGCAGAAGGAGATTGCCGCTGCTACCGCGACGCCGGTCGCCGACGCCGCCGCGCTGAAGACGCAGCTCGCCGCCCTGGAGGCTGAGCTCGCAGCGGTCAAGGGCAACTCGGACAAGAAGAAGCAGGAGCTGAACGCTGCGATCACCGCCAAGAAGGCGGAGATCGCCGCTGCAGAGCTCGCGGCCGCGAACAAGACGGCGGTGATCAACGCCCTGAACGGTGACCTGACCAAGCTGCAGGGTCAGCTCGCGACGCTGAACTCCCAGCTGTCGGCCAAGCAGCAGGAGAGCAGCAACCTGCAGCAGCAGCTCCCGGGCCTGCAGACCAGCCTCGCCGGGGCCAACGCGCAGGTCACCAGCGCCACCGGGACGCTGGCCGACGCCAAGACCACCCAGACCGCCGCGAACACCGCCCTGACCGGCGCCAACGCCGCCGTGGCCGCGAAGAAGGCGGAGATCGCCGCACTGGAGGCGGCGCTTCCGGGCCTGACCGGTGACCTGACCGCGGCCAAGGCCGAGATCACCAGGAAGCAGGGTGAGCTCACGGCCCTGCAGGACGCTCTCCCCGGGCTGCAGGCCACCCTGACCGCTGCTAACGCCGCGGTGACCACCGAGACGGCGGAGGTCACCCGTCTCGACGGTGAGGTCGCCAAGCTCGTCGGGACCCTGGGCACGCTGAACACCTCGATCACTGCCGCGGAGAACGCCATCCTCTCACTGCAGAACCAGCTCACCCCGCTGCAGACCTCGCTGAACACGCTCAACACGCAGATCAGCGAGAAGGAGGCGGCCCTGACCACCGCCAAGGCGGACCTGTCGAAGATCGACGCGCAGATCGTCACCCAGGCCGCCACCCTGCGGACCCTGGAGAGCGCCAAGAAGCCCAACCGCGACGCGGTCGCCGCGCAGAAGGCCGTCGTGGCCGGGCTGCAGGCCCAGTACGCCGCGGTCCTGGACAGGATCGCCGTTATCGACGGCACGATCGCCCTAGGCGGTTGCCTCGCCTGA
- a CDS encoding amidase, with protein sequence MDLNGTSLENADIAGIQAALFTGRVTVRQLVDAYLDRIEAFDHAGPELNAVVTINQAAREQADALDDAYLQTGQPVGPLHGIPMVIKDCLETADMPTSFGSEIFADFRAEEDATVVAKLRGAGAIILAKTTLPDWATSWFSYSSRTGVTKNPYDLDRDPGGSSSGTGAAIAAGYATVGLGTDCGGSVRLPASFCNLVGVRSTPGLISRTGCNPLVSVQDTIGPMARSVEDAARVFTVMAGFDQSDPLTYAYSVARAPASYVDCLVPNALQGRRIGVLRSAFGADTDPNAAPVNQVMVSALDELRAGGATLVDVTIDDLSGWIGRTSMYTIKSKHDINNWLSSKPNPPARTVAEIIDSGRYHRKLDLLEALAAGPDDPLNDVSYYTAYTAREAFMKTVVNLMEANNLDTLVYPTCQVAPPTHEDTDSGLWNTLNFPTNTVIGSQTWMPSMTVPAGLTDSGLPVGMEILARPYDEPTMFAVGYGFEQVIGHRSHPQSAPVSL encoded by the coding sequence ATGGATCTCAACGGTACGTCGCTCGAGAATGCTGACATCGCGGGAATCCAGGCCGCATTGTTTACCGGTCGGGTTACTGTCCGGCAGTTGGTCGACGCTTACCTCGACCGGATTGAGGCCTTTGACCATGCCGGCCCTGAGCTGAACGCAGTGGTCACAATCAATCAGGCCGCCAGGGAACAAGCCGATGCGCTGGATGATGCTTACCTGCAAACAGGGCAACCGGTCGGGCCTTTGCATGGCATCCCCATGGTCATCAAGGACTGTCTGGAAACGGCTGATATGCCGACCTCGTTCGGATCGGAAATCTTCGCTGACTTCCGGGCGGAGGAAGATGCAACAGTGGTCGCCAAACTGCGGGGCGCGGGTGCCATCATCCTGGCGAAAACAACACTCCCTGACTGGGCCACGTCATGGTTCAGCTACTCCTCCCGTACCGGGGTGACGAAGAACCCCTACGACCTTGACCGCGATCCAGGAGGATCAAGCAGCGGAACCGGCGCCGCCATCGCGGCAGGGTACGCAACCGTGGGACTCGGCACGGACTGCGGAGGATCAGTGCGGTTACCGGCCTCATTCTGCAACCTGGTGGGGGTTCGCTCCACCCCCGGTTTGATCAGTCGAACAGGATGCAACCCTCTGGTCAGCGTCCAGGACACGATCGGCCCGATGGCCCGATCCGTCGAAGACGCCGCCCGCGTATTCACCGTGATGGCCGGCTTCGACCAGAGCGACCCACTCACCTACGCTTACTCCGTGGCACGCGCTCCGGCGTCCTACGTGGATTGCCTGGTCCCCAACGCCCTGCAGGGACGACGTATCGGAGTACTGCGTAGCGCATTCGGTGCTGACACCGACCCCAACGCTGCCCCCGTCAATCAGGTGATGGTCAGCGCCCTCGATGAGCTGAGGGCAGGCGGCGCCACGCTGGTCGATGTCACGATCGATGACCTGTCCGGGTGGATCGGTCGAACGTCCATGTACACGATCAAGTCCAAGCACGACATCAACAACTGGCTCTCATCCAAACCCAACCCGCCGGCCCGCACCGTCGCCGAGATCATCGACTCCGGCCGGTACCATAGGAAACTCGACCTCCTCGAGGCGTTGGCAGCCGGACCTGATGACCCGCTGAACGACGTGAGCTACTACACCGCCTACACCGCGCGCGAAGCGTTCATGAAAACGGTCGTCAATCTCATGGAGGCCAATAACCTCGATACGTTGGTCTATCCAACCTGCCAGGTCGCCCCGCCCACCCACGAAGACACTGATTCCGGGCTGTGGAACACCTTGAACTTCCCCACAAACACGGTCATCGGTTCGCAGACCTGGATGCCGTCCATGACGGTACCGGCCGGCCTGACCGACTCCGGCCTGCCCGTCGGCATGGAGATACTGGCACGTCCCTATGACGAGCCCACGATGTTCGCCGTCGGTTACGGCTTCGAACAGGTCATCGGGCACCGATCTCACCCCCAGAGCGCACCAGTAAGCTTGTGA
- a CDS encoding trypsin-like serine protease: protein MEAFRRDATGHQMNRFGMPLHKPKDMIMKPILRRMTLLIAATLSLIVAGALPAPAITGGEPDGNRHPNVALIAFYLDGNGPYTCSATLISPTVLLTAGHCTVGTSGVTLVTFDPVIAEEPPFPLPFAADPTVGYTAEELEAADQLWGTPTAHTEVNFMDRSRLNDVGIIVLHDRVTTITPATLAPVGYLDQFKSPRLSKTLFELVGYGTEVRKAETGPQKPQPMAYPLIRRTTTSPGQKLTPYILQLQGNPNDNRGGGGTCFGDSGGPVFLNGYLVAVTSYGFNGICRYIDGYQRVDTALVQNWLIP, encoded by the coding sequence GTGGAGGCATTCCGGCGTGACGCAACCGGTCACCAAATGAATCGATTCGGCATGCCCCTCCACAAACCAAAGGACATGATCATGAAGCCCATCCTCAGGAGAATGACGCTCCTCATAGCGGCAACTCTCTCCCTCATCGTTGCAGGAGCTTTACCGGCGCCAGCCATTACCGGCGGCGAACCGGACGGCAACCGCCATCCCAATGTCGCCCTTATCGCCTTCTACCTCGACGGCAATGGCCCCTACACCTGCTCCGCCACACTGATCTCGCCCACGGTCCTGCTTACCGCAGGGCACTGCACGGTAGGGACCTCGGGTGTCACCCTGGTCACCTTCGACCCAGTCATCGCCGAGGAGCCACCGTTCCCGCTGCCCTTCGCAGCAGATCCCACTGTCGGCTATACGGCGGAGGAGCTCGAAGCGGCGGACCAGCTGTGGGGGACGCCGACTGCGCACACCGAGGTGAACTTCATGGATCGGTCCCGCTTGAATGACGTGGGCATCATCGTGCTTCACGACCGGGTCACCACCATCACACCTGCGACGCTCGCTCCTGTCGGATACCTTGATCAATTTAAGTCTCCCCGCCTGAGCAAGACCCTCTTCGAGCTCGTCGGATACGGGACGGAAGTGCGGAAGGCAGAGACCGGACCGCAGAAGCCGCAACCGATGGCCTACCCGCTGATTCGCCGCACCACGACCTCACCAGGCCAGAAGCTCACGCCGTATATCCTTCAGCTTCAGGGCAACCCGAACGATAACCGCGGTGGTGGCGGGACCTGCTTCGGAGACTCCGGCGGGCCAGTCTTCCTCAACGGTTACCTCGTCGCAGTGACGAGCTATGGGTTCAACGGAATCTGCCGGTACATCGACGGCTACCAGCGTGTAGACACTGCCCTGGTGCAGAACTGGTTGATTCCCTGA
- a CDS encoding zinc-binding dehydrogenase has protein sequence MLSKVGAADVPFDVADLIACSVVTDLGAVVNDAGVEAGTSAVVVGTGGVGLSIIMALRLVGANPIIAVDLSEEKLAAAREFGATNTLQPSDGLAEEVRTLTGGGAAYAFEAIGGSRPSNPSHPSSRRAARPSSWDCHPRTAPCRSTRSRRAASRSSAPTTVRPCRGGDFPRLAALYLAGRLPVDRLISHRIGLDEVNEAFDAIRRGERARSVIVFGQSLARRS, from the coding sequence ATGCTGAGTAAGGTAGGAGCCGCGGACGTCCCGTTCGACGTCGCGGACCTGATCGCGTGTTCCGTCGTGACGGATTTGGGGGCGGTGGTGAACGACGCCGGCGTGGAGGCGGGCACGTCCGCCGTCGTGGTCGGAACGGGCGGCGTGGGACTCTCGATTATCATGGCGCTGCGGCTCGTCGGCGCGAACCCGATCATCGCCGTCGATCTCAGCGAGGAGAAGCTCGCTGCTGCCAGGGAGTTCGGTGCCACCAATACGCTGCAGCCCTCCGACGGCCTCGCCGAGGAGGTCCGCACGCTGACGGGCGGGGGAGCGGCGTACGCCTTCGAGGCGATCGGCGGGTCCAGACCATCGAATCCCTCCCATCCCTCATCGCGGCGGGCGGCAAGGCCGTCATCGTGGGACTGCCACCCGAGGACAGCCCCGTGTCGATCGACGCGCTCGCGGAGAGCGGCAAGTCGCTCATCGGCTCCAACTACCGTTCGACCGTGCCGGGGCGGGGACTTCCCGCGCCTGGCGGCGCTGTACCTCGCGGGGCGGCTGCCCGTCGACCGGCTCATCTCACACCGCATCGGTCTTGATGAGGTGAACGAAGCCTTCGACGCGATACGCCGAGGAGAGCGCGCCCGGAGCGTGATCGTGTTTGGTCAGTCCCTGGCTCGCCGATCCTGA
- a CDS encoding AfsR/SARP family transcriptional regulator produces MGYSNDGEFGLHLLGTWMLHRHGVSIHVAPRQQRLVAALAVKGPSLRNHLVGLLWPEYPDAKALESLRVSMHLVSRQVPGLIVNNGPMLSLCERADVDLHTVQARLRDFRRVASEVEAAALLADLRDARLLPGWYDDWVVSEQSRLQQDRLRAFTIIARQSLDQGHCETAGAAAEAALEIEPLYEAAIQILIEGELKHGNPAAALRNYQRYQKKLEEDMGLQPSDSLTRLVARVLDGQARTRKEPLVPTNEFRVREKPVFNHT; encoded by the coding sequence ATGGGCTACTCCAACGACGGAGAATTTGGACTCCACCTTCTGGGGACCTGGATGCTTCACCGGCACGGAGTGAGCATTCATGTTGCACCACGCCAGCAGCGCCTCGTTGCCGCGCTTGCCGTCAAGGGCCCAAGTCTCCGAAATCACCTTGTCGGCCTGCTGTGGCCGGAGTACCCCGATGCGAAGGCTCTGGAGAGCCTAAGGGTCAGCATGCACCTGGTTTCTCGCCAGGTTCCGGGCCTCATAGTCAACAATGGCCCGATGCTTTCTCTATGCGAGCGGGCCGATGTGGACCTGCACACTGTCCAAGCCCGTCTCCGAGACTTCAGGAGGGTGGCATCTGAGGTGGAGGCAGCAGCACTGTTGGCTGATCTGCGTGATGCACGGCTACTACCCGGTTGGTATGACGACTGGGTCGTCTCCGAACAGAGCCGATTGCAACAGGACCGCCTTCGCGCGTTCACCATCATCGCCAGACAATCTCTTGATCAGGGTCATTGCGAAACTGCAGGCGCTGCCGCAGAGGCGGCTCTGGAGATCGAACCGCTGTATGAGGCAGCAATCCAAATACTCATCGAAGGTGAATTGAAGCACGGCAATCCGGCCGCTGCGCTCCGGAACTACCAGCGGTATCAGAAAAAACTGGAGGAGGACATGGGACTGCAGCCTTCTGATTCACTCACCAGACTTGTAGCTCGTGTTCTCGACGGTCAAGCGCGCACCAGGAAGGAACCCTTGGTTCCTACCAACGAGTTTCGGGTACGCGAGAAGCCGGTGTTCAACCACACGTAG